One genomic region from Sulfurimonas sp. hsl 1-7 encodes:
- a CDS encoding transcriptional repressor — MLYISAKGRASLTKFRTSIYDHIKKNRLRYSDQRERVLKILHAQSYPVSIEFISKKLKEERVGAGYATVSRHIKFFEELDLLITVNKIPKGYLLKKDVDCDEVEVLQ; from the coding sequence ATGTTATATATCAGTGCTAAAGGGCGAGCTAGTTTAACAAAATTTAGAACTTCTATCTATGATCATATCAAGAAAAACAGACTGCGCTACTCCGATCAACGTGAGCGTGTACTGAAAATTTTACATGCGCAAAGTTATCCGGTAAGTATAGAGTTTATCTCTAAAAAACTTAAAGAGGAGAGAGTAGGTGCAGGTTATGCGACAGTTTCAAGACACATAAAGTTTTTTGAAGAGCTTGATCTGCTTATTACGGTAAATAAAATACCTAAAGGGTATCTGCTGAAAAAAGATGTAGATTGTGATGAAGTTGAGGTGTTACAATAG
- a CDS encoding cytochrome-c peroxidase, translated as MKYSVVLLSAATFVLSGCGGGGGEQTPAQQSITKEELGAQLFFDQNLSLNRGTSCATCHDPEHGFVDARYAEDGVDQSIFVHGAFSVGDDGLSLGGRNAPTAAYAQFSPEFSEQNGVYIGGQFHDGRAATLSVQAGGPPLDSAEMMMSDKSAVIDRIKENAQYIEVFETLYGADIFDDVNSSYEAMREAIGKFEKTELFAPFDSKYDRFLECKENGGLTSECYEADSWSDAEILGYSLFFSQNNTNCALCHTLNSQSEASKHELFTNYEFENIGTPRNVTAMERRTELGLQDANATFLGLGGTVSDPAHYGKTKVPTLRNVAITAPYMSNGVFQNLRTVLEFYDHMAGGGDHPINPETLEAWGANDHNATINHEKLSDTKALSDEKIRALEAFLRTLTDKRYEHLLEPLAP; from the coding sequence ATGAAGTATTCTGTAGTTTTATTAAGTGCGGCAACGTTTGTACTTAGCGGTTGCGGCGGTGGCGGCGGTGAGCAGACACCCGCTCAGCAAAGCATCACAAAAGAGGAGTTGGGCGCGCAACTCTTTTTCGATCAAAACCTCTCATTAAACCGCGGGACATCTTGTGCAACGTGTCACGATCCAGAGCACGGATTTGTAGATGCACGTTATGCAGAGGATGGTGTTGATCAAAGTATCTTTGTCCACGGAGCATTCTCTGTAGGTGATGACGGGCTAAGTCTTGGGGGACGCAATGCCCCGACAGCTGCCTATGCACAGTTTTCTCCTGAGTTTTCAGAGCAAAACGGTGTATATATAGGGGGACAGTTTCACGATGGTCGTGCGGCAACTTTGAGTGTTCAAGCAGGAGGACCACCGCTTGACAGTGCGGAGATGATGATGAGCGATAAAAGTGCAGTAATCGATCGCATCAAGGAGAACGCGCAATATATAGAGGTGTTTGAAACACTGTATGGTGCAGATATTTTCGATGATGTGAATAGCTCTTATGAGGCGATGCGTGAGGCGATCGGAAAGTTTGAAAAAACGGAGCTGTTTGCACCATTTGATTCCAAGTACGATCGCTTTTTGGAGTGTAAGGAAAACGGTGGACTTACAAGTGAGTGTTACGAAGCTGATAGCTGGAGCGATGCCGAGATACTCGGGTACTCCCTTTTCTTCTCGCAGAACAATACAAACTGTGCCCTATGCCATACACTGAACTCTCAAAGCGAAGCTTCCAAGCATGAGCTTTTTACCAACTATGAGTTTGAAAACATAGGCACGCCGAGAAATGTTACAGCGATGGAGAGACGTACAGAGTTAGGACTTCAAGATGCAAATGCAACATTTTTAGGACTTGGAGGAACTGTTAGTGATCCTGCTCATTATGGAAAAACAAAGGTACCGACTCTTAGAAATGTGGCAATCACTGCACCGTATATGAGTAACGGAGTATTTCAAAACTTAAGGACAGTACTCGAGTTTTACGATCATATGGCAGGAGGAGGTGATCATCCGATAAATCCTGAGACACTTGAAGCTTGGGGTGCAAACGATCATAATGCAACTATCAACCATGAAAAGCTGAGCGATACAAAAGCGTTAAGTGATGAGAAGATACGCGCTCTTGAAGCATTCTTAAGAACTCTGACAGATAAACGTTACGAGCATCTTTTAGAACCGTTGGCACCTTAA
- a CDS encoding outer membrane lipoprotein-sorting protein yields MVKKLMVLGMLSINLWAISNLDVAKKSEAAMSGFKDSSSEMTMTLINASAQKRERKMKMIVLENDSGDKSLMTFLSPADVKGTKFLNYEHVNKDDDQWLYLPALKRVKRIASKSKSGSFMGSEFSYEDLSSFSIDKFIFKGDAKLVTLNGKKMYEVQRKPKSKYSGYTKQVSWVDPKTFLIKKVDYYDRKHELLKTALFENYKKISGVWRVGKMTMINHQNDKKTLLVWKNEKIKTGLKPKDFHKRVLKNNRL; encoded by the coding sequence ATGGTGAAAAAACTGATGGTTTTAGGTATGTTGTCGATCAATTTATGGGCAATAAGCAACTTAGATGTGGCAAAAAAGAGTGAAGCTGCAATGAGTGGATTTAAAGATTCATCTTCTGAAATGACGATGACTTTGATCAATGCAAGTGCTCAAAAGCGTGAGCGAAAAATGAAGATGATTGTACTAGAAAACGATTCAGGGGACAAGTCTTTAATGACTTTCCTTTCACCTGCCGATGTCAAAGGGACAAAGTTTTTAAACTATGAACACGTAAATAAAGATGACGATCAATGGCTCTATCTCCCGGCCCTTAAACGTGTGAAACGTATAGCATCCAAGAGTAAATCGGGCTCATTTATGGGGAGTGAATTTTCCTATGAGGACTTAAGCTCTTTTAGTATCGATAAGTTTATCTTCAAAGGCGACGCAAAGCTCGTTACACTTAATGGGAAAAAGATGTATGAGGTGCAGAGAAAACCTAAAAGTAAATACTCAGGCTATACAAAGCAGGTCTCATGGGTTGATCCAAAAACGTTTCTTATCAAAAAAGTTGACTATTACGATCGAAAGCATGAGCTTTTAAAAACTGCACTTTTTGAAAACTATAAAAAGATATCGGGTGTGTGGAGAGTCGGCAAAATGACTATGATCAACCACCAAAACGATAAAAAGACACTGTTAGTTTGGAAAAATGAGAAGATAAAAACAGGACTTAAACCCAAAGATTTTCATAAACGCGTTCTTAAGAACAACCGCCTTTAA
- a CDS encoding EAL domain-containing protein yields MKPNLTLPLSIILNESYGASYEPIIALDTMEVYGYEALSRFRHENKTIPPDQFFSAIHDDAETFFHFESILKRFQLDNRPQGYRLFLNLDPHVVLNNDHVEYWVRLFTTHADIELEIIENSDDHNLPLIEEFMGWMDQHNISYAYDDFLKPDTLFFTSLFHRAKTIKLDLDVIHKIKKDYTYIDVAKGIVNYVRSSKRLSLLEGIETIEDIEIAKELGVDLIQGYYFQDQFIKKWHQDIN; encoded by the coding sequence ATGAAACCAAACCTCACACTCCCTCTTTCTATCATCTTAAATGAAAGTTACGGAGCTTCTTATGAACCTATTATAGCTCTTGATACAATGGAAGTTTACGGATATGAGGCATTAAGCCGTTTTCGCCACGAAAATAAAACGATACCGCCTGATCAATTCTTTAGTGCAATCCATGACGATGCGGAGACCTTTTTCCATTTTGAATCGATCTTAAAACGGTTTCAACTCGATAACCGACCGCAAGGATACAGACTTTTTCTCAACCTTGATCCCCACGTAGTTTTAAACAACGATCATGTAGAGTACTGGGTGCGCCTTTTTACTACACACGCAGATATAGAACTGGAGATCATTGAGAACTCTGATGATCATAACCTGCCTCTCATTGAGGAGTTTATGGGATGGATGGATCAGCACAATATCTCTTACGCTTACGATGACTTTTTAAAACCGGATACACTCTTTTTTACCTCGTTGTTTCACCGGGCAAAAACTATCAAGCTTGATCTTGACGTGATCCATAAGATCAAAAAAGATTATACCTACATAGATGTAGCAAAAGGGATTGTAAATTATGTAAGGAGTTCAAAACGTTTGAGCCTGCTTGAGGGGATAGAGACAATAGAGGATATTGAAATAGCCAAAGAGCTTGGAGTTGACCTGATTCAAGGGTACTATTTTCAAGATCAGTTTATCAAAAAATGGCATCAGGATATTAATTGA